In Aegilops tauschii subsp. strangulata cultivar AL8/78 chromosome 3, Aet v6.0, whole genome shotgun sequence, one genomic interval encodes:
- the LOC109776081 gene encoding uncharacterized protein, whose protein sequence is MVGWWLLPWLARSTCDAGIDKLLDSAEHSCCLFHSSFVMADNTKFVLFFLLLSSSSPCFGTEQDIGCLKSVQGSLADPGGVLRSWDFENDIDGYICRFTGVECWHPDQNRVLGLRLGNLGLEGPFPPGLQLCSFMTALDMSGNNFSGPLPEHIFEQMAYITYLDLSNNSFSGVIPAGIGNMMYLSTLALQHNQFAGGIPAQLGNTSQLISFNVADNSLSGPVPDSLQRFPAANFTGNPGLCWAPLDKKCKKRFRVRIRVRVVRIREMLVRIQKVPHRINDASIIGASAGFISGFVVAFYFPHKFLFCARLQPYTFRVCG, encoded by the exons ATGGTGGGCTGGTGGCTTCTGCCTTGGCTAGCTAGATCAACAT GTGATGCTGGGATTGACAAGCTGCTAGATTCGGCTGAGCATAGCTGCTGTTTGTTTCATTCCTCCTTTGTGATGGCTGATAATACCAAGTTCGTGCTTTTCTTTCTCCTCTTGAGCAGCTCATCACCGTGTTTTGGTACTGAACAAGATATCGGGTGCCTCAAGTCTGTACAAGGCTCATTGGCTGATCCCGGCGGTGTACTCAGATCTTGGGACTTTGAAAATGACATAGACGGTTACATATGCCGGTTCACCGGCGTGGAATGCTGGCACCCTGATCAGAACAGGGTTCTCGGGTTGCGTCTCGGCAACCTGGGACTCGAAGGTCCATTCCCTCCAGGCCTCCAGCTTTGCAGCTTCATGACCGCTCTCGACATGTCCGGCAACAACTTCTCAGGCCCGCTCCCGGAACACATCTTCGAGCAGATGGCGTACATAACCTATCTGGACCTCTCGAACAACAGTTTCTCAGGCGTGATCCCTGCAGGCATCGGGAACATGATGTACCTGAGCACCCTCGCCCTTCAGCACAACCAGTTCGCCGGCGGAATTCCGGCGCAGCTGGGCAACACTTCGCAGCTCATTTCGTTCAATGTCGCCGATAACTCACTGTCGGGCCCTGTCCCGGACTCTCTGCAGCGCTTCCCGGCTGCCAACTTCACGGGCAACCCAGGGCTTTGCTGGGCGCCGCTCGACAAGAAGTGCAAGAAGAGGTTCAGGGTGCGGATACGCGTTCGGGTTGTCCGGATTCGGGAGATGCTTGTCCGGATTCAGAAGGTACCGCACAGGATCAACGACGCGTCCATCATCGGGGCGTCGGCTGGGTTCATCTCTGGGTTCGTGGTGGCCTTCTACTTCCCGCACAAATTCTTGTTCTGTGCGAGGCTCCAGCCCTACACCTTTCGTGTGTGTGGGTGA